A window of the Oryzias melastigma strain HK-1 unplaced genomic scaffold, ASM292280v2 sc00470, whole genome shotgun sequence genome harbors these coding sequences:
- the LOC112138200 gene encoding GTPase IMAP family member 8-like encodes MDKLEIENSLYMCPPGPHAVLLVIELGTAVNATYQRSVQDHMSLFGDDVWKHTIILFTMSDWLGVKTVEERIESDEGLQWLVNKCENRYHILNNLEGNNREQVKVLLEKIEEMWAENDDPYYEVDQRRAAEMETLREDADKRAEKMKKIIERQSRVLKEIFKEERQSLSELRVVLLGQKGSGKSAARNRILFMEKNEGFKKDNEDQRVSVKHQGDFDGVKVSVVEAPGWYKDTKAPDWLKHEVHRSVSMCDPGPHTFLLVVPVCNSFIENDHKEFVELLKPFTEKVWAHCMVLFTWGEWLGKRSIEDHIVREGKALQELLAKCDNRYHVFNLDYSNNPAPVKDLLQKVIDISTRNSGCFSHKD; translated from the exons ATGGACAAACTAGAAATAGAGAATAGTTTGTATATGTGTCCTCCAGGACCACATGCAGTTCTCCTGGTGATTGAGCTTGGAACTGCAGTTAATGCAACGTACCAGAGATCAGTTCAGGATCACATGAGTCTGTTTGGAGATGATGTTTGGAAGCACACAATCATTCTGTTTACAATGAGCGACTGGCTTGGAGTGAAGACTGTAGAGGAGAGGATAGAGAGTGATGAAGGGCTGCAGTGGCTGGTGAACAAATGTGAGAACAGATATCATATCCTGAACAACCTGGAGGGCAATAATAGAGAACAAGTAAAGGTTCTCCTGGAGAAGATTGAGGAGATgtgggcagaaaatgatgaTCCTTATTATGAAGTCGACcagagaagagcagcagaaatggagactctgAGAGAGGATGCAGACAAAAGAGCcgaaaagatgaagaagatcaTTGAAAGACAGTCAAGAGTACTGAAAGAAATCTTTAAAG AGGAGAGACAGTCACTCAGTGAGCTCAGAGTTGTTCTGTTGGGTCAGAAAGGATCAGGAAAAAGTGCTGCAAGAAATCGGATTCtgttcatggaaaaaaatgaaggttttaaGAAG GACAATGAAGATCAAAGAGTTTCTGTGAAACATCAAGGAGATTTTGATGGAGTTAAAGTCTCAGTTGTTGAGGCTCCAGGCTGGTACAAAGACACAAAAGCTCCTGACTGGCTCAAACATGAAGTTCATCGTAGTGTTTCCATGTGTGATCCGGGGCCTCACACTTTTCTCCTGGTTGTTCCTGTTTGTAATTCATTCATTGAAAATGATCACAAAGAATTTGTTGAGCTCCTGAAGCCCTTCACTGAGAAAGTGTGGGCACACTGCATGGTTCTGTTCACATGGGGAGAATGGCTCGGAAAACGCTCAATAGAGGATCACATTGTCAGAGAAGGAAAAGCTCTTCAGGAGTTGTTGGCAAAATGTGATAACAGATACCATGTTTTCAACTTGGATTATTCTAATAACCCTGCACCAGTCAAAGATCTGCTTCAAAAAGTTATTGACATCTCAACACGAAACAGTGGATGTTTCTCACATAAAGACTAA